CCGTTGAGGGCTGATTTATTCACCGCGGCCAGCTCGGCATCAACCTCCCCGACGGTGGGCGCGAGCATGATGTTGCGCACGCCGCTCTTCATCTCTACGAATGCTTTTTCGCTGGCACTAATACCATCGAGAATTGTCTGTTCACGCGCGACAATATCCTGCGCTGCCTTGATCGTGCTGTTCGTCCATTGCTGGTTGGCAACCATGCCCACAACCATGGCCACGCCAAGCCCCGAGGCAATGTAGATCTTCTTTGCGATGGTGATATTTGATAAAAACGACATTGTCTTTCCCCGTATAGGGCTGACCGCCCCCACCCATGATGACAAAAGCTAGCCCCGCGACTGCGACCACAGACGAACGGTGCGATGTGTGAAAGACCCGCAAAATCAGAAAATCACAGCATAGATATATCCGCTGGCCCCCAGCCAAACGGATCATCAAACGCAGATGATGGTTCAAGGCCGATAGAGCCTCTTTGCCGATTTGCCGTTGCGGGCTGGCTCTCATTCCATCCGGACAACAGGGTGCCTGCATTGTCATAAAGCAGACCACTCAATTTCAAGAAACGCTCAAAACGTGCAGATGCATCTGCAACAACCCAATATTGGAAACATTAACTTAAGCATCTCTTAATTTAATGCACTCAAAACAGGAGATGCTAAATTATTTTGCACTTATAGCGTTATTTGCTGCGGGAGCGGTGCGCAGCAAACTGAATACCCTCTGAAATGAGGACGTATCGCGATACAGAAGAAACAAGCCGCAAATATGCGGGCCAATAGAGTTTCGCCGGGAAAAATTGGCAACCGGTCTTCTCGAAAAGACAACCGAAAACAAAGAAACCTAAAGTCTGTCTGGTTCAATCTGTACCTGACAGACTTTAGGTTGGCACATCGACTTTTCAGCCTGATGCTATAGGCAATTGCTCTGTCACCCGCCGTTTAAGCGGGGGTTTTACAGTCTGTTCAAGAATTGCTGCTGGCCTGGCGAAAATGGTGATTTTGAGAACCGGAACGGAGCGTACTTAATGTACGTGAGTACAAGCATTCCAGGAAAAGTGCGAAGCGGTTTTCCGTTTGGAAATGCGAATGAAGCAGTCAAGCGGAGAAATTGCCATTTGCAGACGGCGAGCGGCGATTATTGGATAGACTGTTACATCACACCACATGCGGCTTGTAGATCAGCCAATCCTTCGGCACATAGCTGTTTTCTGTCACGCCATAGAGGGTCACGGTATCGCCGCCGGAGGATTTGGAGGCCGTGAGGGCACGTTCGGAATAGCTCATCAAGTCGAAAGCGTTGGGGGCCTGTTCGGAAAGGCAGATGCCGAAGGACATGGTGAGTGCGGCGAGTGAGCCGTTAGAGCCGGCATTGACCACAGCGGTGGCCTTCAGCTTGACACGCACGGCGTTGACGATGCGGCTGATTTCGTCCTGGTCGGACGTGTAGAACAACAGGCCGAAGCGGCTGCCATCGAAGCGGCAGGCGAGGTCGTCCTTGCCAGCCACGGCCTTCACCACCTTGGCGATCTGCTTGATGAAGCGTTCGGTGACGGTTGGGCCGAGATGATCAGCAAGCTTGGCGAAATCGTCGATTTCACCGACCGCCAGACCGCACAGCGTCGGCAGGGCCGGATTGGCATAGACCTTTGCCAAGGCTTTATTAAAGGCACGGCGGCTGCCCATGCCGGTCAGCGGATCGACGAATTTCGCCTGTTCCACCTGATCGGCCTCGCGCTGCACATCGGCGAGCTGCTCGGTCTTTTCCACCACGGTTTTGACGACATTGC
This region of Agrobacterium vitis genomic DNA includes:
- a CDS encoding GGDEF domain-containing protein, which codes for MQPMKNPASSIALRVATAMHQMGIEGLPRNYELVYEAYSGSNPDLVREFIALGKVKTQDALDALGRKYLPHHHEDGLLARHNNKVRAEMSSFISLLNQEKLSLTDYGRLIGDATKGILTDTDLGNPELSRSIQALKAATDQRVAENSNVVKTVVEKTEQLADVQREADQVEQAKFVDPLTGMGSRRAFNKALAKVYANPALPTLCGLAVGEIDDFAKLADHLGPTVTERFIKQIAKVVKAVAGKDDLACRFDGSRFGLLFYTSDQDEISRIVNAVRVKLKATAVVNAGSNGSLAALTMSFGICLSEQAPNAFDLMSYSERALTASKSSGGDTVTLYGVTENSYVPKDWLIYKPHVV